From the Candida dubliniensis CD36 chromosome 2, complete sequence genome, the window ATTCCTCGCAAGTTTCACACCCTAGTCTGGTTTCTAAAGTCTGAACAATGCAATCACCAAATGGAACCCTAGGTTGACCAGTGATTTTACTAATGAATTTTGGTAACTGATACTCTTCGTGGTATTTGGGTCTATTCCAGCCAGTGAAGTATCTCATTTCTCTATAATTTCCATCGTTGGCTAAATATATCTTAGGTcttatcaataaaatttttccGTTGTATGAAATAATTCTACAATTATATTTGATGGATTTGTGGATAATTGGAATACCAATGTCCAACAAAATCCCATGAGTTTCAGGGTTGGATAAAATCTCTCCGTAAACTTCCCAACTGTGACGATACAAATCATTCTCAGCAAAATGATCAAGGCATCCGTAACCACAGATTTCCAACTCCGGACCAACCCTCAATTTTGCACCTTGTCGTTTGGCCTCTTTGATGGATTCAAGAATTCTATCTCTGTTACCTTCAAAGTCTAAAGCccattgatttaaattacAAGTGGCAACAGTGATGTAATTACCCATTTGTCAagttgtatatatataagttTTGTCTCTCTGTTTAGTAATTCAAGATGTTTAgttgtgtttttttcttttttttcttttggatAAAGTTCTTCTGTTTTTGTTGGGCTGATGAAGAATTCGCTGGGGGAAAGGGGTGTCAGTCAAACCTATGCgtgattcattttttttgcgGTACTAACATTCGTTGGGAAggattttttatttttttttgccctCCATCTTGATAGTAATAAGAAATAGATAGTGGCTGTTTGATTGATGTATACATGATATAAAAAACGTATCACACATGATCAGGAGATTAAAGATTTActttatttgataattgaatAGTTAGTCCGGAACTTACGACAGGGCCTACCGGCATCCCGATAAATATGGTTTCCCTTGAAATTACCATCGGCAAGTTCCTTTGCTCTCCAACGGAATCCCAACGGAACATTTTATTGTGATAAGAACCATATGCAGTCTTCAATGGATTTTTGTTATCAATAATGAACCACAGCATGACAAACTATAAATATCTAGGATGTCCTATCTTGAATAATGATTGgatttcctttttcttatttttaattttcaattcaaactTCATACCTAAATACAATGCACAAAGATTCTTTAGTTGTTACCCCATTAGCTGATGCTCCTTTTGGCTGCTCAATTGAGTTACCAAGCTATTGTCAAAACGACCCTTCACTTTTAAAAGATGACGATTTTACCAAACTTGATGATGCTGTTCAAAGAcattttgttgttctcATTCCTGATCAAGTGGACTTGTCTCCAAAATCTCAATACAATTTAACGAAGCGATTTGATCCAACAATCCCAGAACCAAAAGACATGAGTGGTGGTTATGGTCATGGTAAAGAGTTTAGACATGACCAGTCTGTTTTAAAGAAAGATGGTTGCTCAGTGAAATCTCAGCCACAAGTCCAAATTTTGGGTCAAGGAACTTTCTCCCCAGATGAGCCAGGTAATGAAAACGGTGAAACAATCAACTTGACTCATCCTACCCATACTACATTCCACCATACACCTTTGACTGAAGatcaaattaaaaacaaaaaccaaaCTAGATTCTACAGATGGCATATTGATAGTGCCTTGTATGATTTGTCTCCTCCAAAAGTTACCACATTGTTAGGTATCAGAATCCCACCTACAGAATACCAAAAGGTTGTTTATGAAGATGACGGAAGCGAATTGAAACTTGCAAGAGGCGCAACTTGCTTTTTCAGTGGGGCTCAAgctttcaaaaatttgagtgatgaagataaagaatttgCTCTAAACACCACTGTTGAGTATGCACCACATCCATATATATTCATATCTCCTGCTAAAGCCACTTGGGATGGTTTGACGATGGTATCAGAAGGGAAAGAACGTGATTTTAAAGACTTGCCCGAATGGGAAGAATCCAAGGTGAAAAAGTTGCCAATGGTATGGACAAATCCTGTCACCAAGGAGCATCATTTGCAAGTGCATGGTTGTTGCTTATATAAATTGCACACCAAGCAAGCTGATGGATCTACAAAAACTTTAGACTTGAAAGAGGCCAGAGAAAAAGCTCATAAGTTTTTGAGACCAGCAATTGCTCCTGAACAAATCTATGCCCACGCTTGGAAACAAGGTGATTTAGttatttttggaaataGACAAGTTACCCATTCGGTTGTTTCTGAACTAGCGCATTTGGGAGAAGCTGGTAAAAGATTGATGCACCAATGTAATATTGCTAGTGGCAAGGATCCTATAACTGTTGTTTAGTTAGTTTAAGTTTGTGTTAATACAAAGTTTtatgttattgttattttaaAGCAACTTGTAGACTTTGGATTGTTGGTATTTGTGGAAAGAGCAAGCTTAAGAAAACtggcaataataataatgtcGTGTAAGGGTCTTTAAACGATTCGATCTACAAAGTTGAGTTTTGTCAATTGTCGTTCTCAGTGGTACTTTTTTCgtacaaaacaaatttgttgattctcCACcagaaatattttttttggggattataatattaatcTTTAAATTTTATTCTCTTTATCTTTTCCTATTTCTTTAGAGCaacttttaatttttttttttttctatttttcaacattacACCCAAAAGCAATGCAATACGTTGGCAAAGTAGGAGGTTATGTTTATAATCAATGGAATTCATTGAACCCAGCCACTTTATCTGGAGCAATTGATATTATAGTTATAGAGCACCCTGACGGGACATTGCACACATCTCCTTGGCATATTCGATTCGGTAAAttccaaataatcaaaCCATCTCAAAAAAAGATTGATTTATATGTTAATGACATCAAGACTAATTTGCCGATGAAATTAGGTGATGGAGGCGAGGcccattttgtttttgagGTTGATGACAAGAACCATGCCTTATCACACAGTGTGTTGACTTCACCGATTATCTCACCGGTATCGTCACCAGGATCTTCACCGGCCAGCACAGCTGCTGAACCACCGGACGATTTGgatttaaatgaaaataccAATGTCGAAGAGAGAATCAAATTGAGTGACATTCCTAGTCCAAGATCAAAGAGTCCTACACCATCTTTGAAAACCAAAATAGCATTTGAAAAcgcaaaaaaaatcacacagaaattaaatatacCTACCAAGTTTGACTTGAACGGTGACATGgttattgatttggatGGATATAAGCCTAATTCACAAAAGAACATTGAAAACTCGGATGAATTGTTccaaaagattttttttgaagaaattgaaggtGAATATCCCCAAGGAGAAAAAATCAAGGCTTGGGAACAGTTTATAACTAGAGACGAAAATGGCCACTACAGAATATCTAATACAGGTGAATTTGATAGTGGTGAAACAGAAGATGAGTCGACTGCCCCAACTACTCTCACTACAGCGACAACAACTTCGCTAAACGCATTTTCTACAGAATCGTCTGACTCCGATAAGACGTACTTTAAAACACTCAGGTTGACGTCTGATCAATTGTCGAAAATGAATTTGCATTATGGGGAAAATTCACTTAAATTCAAAGCCAGTGATGGGAATTCCCAAGTAACTGCAAATCTTTATCTCTGGAAATCGACGACGCCAATAGTTATATCCGATATAGATGGTACCATTACAAAGTCAGATGCTTTAGGACATGTATTGAACTTGATTGGTCGTGACTGGACCCACCCTGGAGTCGCTAGCTTGTTCCAAGAAATTCGTCAGAATGGGTACAATATTGTGTATTTAACAGCTAGGTCTGTTGGTCAGGCTGACACAACAAGACAGTATTTGCAGGGCGTTAATCAAGATGGAATCAAATTACCTCCTGGTCCCGTCATATTAAGTCCAGATAGAACCTTTGCAGCTTTGCGCCGTGAGGTGGTGTTGAAGAAGCCTGAAGTGTTCAAAATGGCATGTCTTTCTGATATAAAGAACTTGTATTTTGAACCAATTGAAGGAAACGACGACGATGAGCACACTCCATTCTATGCTGGATTTGGTAATAGGATCACTGATGCTATTAGTTACAGATCTGTGCATATACCCCTGCATCGTATTTTCACAATAAACCCCAATGGTGAAGTTCATATGgaattattggaattggCTGGTTACAAGTCGTCGTATTTACATATTGGTGAGTTGgttgatcaatttttccCACCCATTAGACAAGTGAGTTCGATTTCATCGTATTGGAATAATGCTCAGTGGAATGAGTATATGCAAAATCATCGTACTCCATCTCCACTTGGATCTCCAAGATCGCCCGGGTCACCAAGAAGTGTTATGGAAGAGTTTAAAACTGATGAGAAATTTAATGATGTCAATTATTGGCGTGAGCCTTTAGATCTCGATAATTTGTCTGATAGTGAAGATGATGTACAAGGTTTAAAGCAGGCAGTTGCTGAAAAGAATGATATTCCGTTGAAGAAAAACGAGAAATTGAGTCATGGaatgattttaaatcaGGACAAGGagcataataataatccagAATTACTTGAAAAATCAAGGGACAGGGCATCTACTATTGAAAGACCAACCTCGGGTTCTTCATTTACATCCCCGTTGAAAAGTTTTATGATGTTTGGTAAGAAAAAGGATAATAGgaaagatgatgattctGAGTATAATAGTGAAAAGGTGGCAGATGGCGAGTTTACTGAAGAGGATGTCGAggttgatgatattgatgttgacgaggaagatgatgatgattatacTGATGATGACTACGAAGAAGATGATTacgatgaagatgaagatgacgactatgaagaagatgatgatgatgacgagGAGGATGACgattatgatgattatgatgacGAAGAGATCGATGAAATTATAGTCCCTGACTCGCCGTTATTGGACATTGATGAAGACAGTAAGTCTGAAAATAACTCAAAAGAATTAAGACCAGAAGATGTTGACAAATTGCGTATATAGAATAAAATGTGTTTATTTCTATAGAACAAAAAGGGGGTGTAAAATCCAGTTTCTAATGTTCACCAATCGAACAGCAACTAAAACAATAATGTACTCTCTACATTGGTTGAATtatattatgattattaatCTGTATGAATATGTGGACTGAGCGgggttgttgttcttgaCATTGCAAAGAACAGTGATTTACGAAATTGATAAGAGTACCACCTCCACAAGAGAAAAATCGGTGCGAGGGGGAAAGGAAGTATTGTATGTGTGTGACAGTTGTACGTACTGCATATACTTTGTTGGTGTATATTTTCTGccatttttatattttaatcACGATGTCATTCAATTATGCTACTggaataataaaaaaaaaaaagccatactactactattttCAAACTTCAAATACTTCATTTgttattcatttatttactATCATCGGCTGTTCTGCTTGGGGTTTggatttgtttgatttttttttttgcatgATAGAAGACTAATTTGGCAAAGTGTCACTATTCTACTAAATCCATTCTTTTGTCACCTTGTTATTGTTCTTTTCcgtgtatttttttttcgtattataatttgaaatccCTTGATAGATATAAGGCTCGATCTTGTGTCAgttaaataattaaaatagATATATTCTCATCAATCTTGCAAGTTGATAGATATTAGAATTAAAGTGTTCATGAGTAGTAAGTgacaaaagaaatttgtttataacGGTAATTTATCTAATTCATATATGGTTCAAAAGCAATACCGATTTGCcccaaaatcaatattcaCGTTTGCACTTCTATGCTTTGTTGCCATAGTTGTCGTATTATCTACATCATCCTTGGTACAGATTGAAGAATCGTTAGACCCAATTGAAGTATCagataaatttaaaaagcATGATAAAAAGATAGTcatttttccaaataattttgaatcgGATAGTCATAAATTGGCCAGCTTTTTCACAGAAGTATTTGGACAAAAACTTAATGAAGGCGATATAGTGTATAAAAATCGAGACACGTATGAGTTGCCACAGACTGTGTATAATTGGAACACCATTGATTTGTTTCGATCCATCGGCGAAAAAGATAGTTTAAATTGTGAAAAAATACCTTTAAATTTCGAAACCAGCAAgatatataataaaaatgcAGATTTGTACAAGATACTTCGAGATTTTAAAGATGAAAATagtttttattataaaGAAGTTTCAGTGTTTTTCCCAGATTTGGCGAAACAGTTACAAGAGCGTACAATCAAAAAGCATTGGTTTCAACTCATAGGCTCATCAGTTTGGCTTGAACTGTATGGTATTCATTTAATGATATCAAGAGTTATATATACCAAGACAGGTAACAAGGTACAACCAGTTATATCGTTGTCCTATGTTCAGGCATTTGATCGCAATTGGACAGAATTGCAAAATGTAACTTTAATTGTACCGGATGATAGTACCGGGAAATTTAAAACGGTCACGTATCCATCGTTTATGCCAATTCCAGTGTACCATAACGTGAAGCAGCAACGTGGAAAGTTTTATGGAGTAGAGGATCCTAGAATAATACTTgttaaaaacaaacaaggATATGAGGAGCCGTTGATTGTATATAACTCATTCAATCGTAACTCATCAAATACTAATTACCTTGGAGAAATTAAAAACCTTGTTAAACTTGATACTTATAGATCAATTTTCATGGCTTGGATATGGAGAAGTCAAGTTGGGAAAAACAATGTAGGTCTGATGATACCAGGTACCGCAACCACAAACGATATATATGTCAAAGTGAAAGAATTGAGATTGcctgataaaaaaaagtctaaaacagaaaaaaactGGACACCATTGGTGATTTATGAGGATCAGAAAATGCAAGGTTATGATTcacatatatatttcaTATATCTGTTTGAAGATTTGtcaattttaaaatgtTCTCTTTGGGATACGGAAAACTGTGTTTGGGAGTATCgaatgaataataaaaagacAAAGATATCTGAGCTTCGTGGAGGAACTGAATTAATGAACGTCAACCAGATACTAGACAAACACAACTTTGACGGGTTAGAAATAGTTAAGGACCAATTCAAAGATAAAGAAGTCTGGATTGGGTTTGCTCGAGCAGCTTTAAGCAAATGTGGATGTGGAGTGAAAATGTATCGACCGAATTTCACAATGCTTGTCAGACAAAAAGGTAGCTTTCAGTTGTCTTTTGTGTCGTCTTATATGGATTTTGGTGTGCCAATATTGCCGTGGACTAAGGGTAAAGGATTGTGTAATGGcaagaatttattaataccCAATGGAATATCTAATTGGGTTTTGGCAGAGGGCGAAAATGGTAGTTTTCAAGATTATATGACTCTAAGTTTGTCGAGATCTGATTCCACAGTTGATATTATACACATCAAGGGAATACTAAAGTCAATACTATCTGAGTATTTATTGCATACAAGCAGAGACATacttaataataatgctATACACTGTGCTTTACTTGAATCTGAAAGCTATTGTAAGAGTTATGCTGAAAATTATAAAGCACATTTGAAACGATGgcagaattgaaatttagtTTTAAGTTTTAAGTGATATAGTTCATTGTTATGATATACTAGTAAGACAAGTAAATTGGATTTTAATATAAAGAAAGAGTTTAATCTGATTCACCCATagattgaatttgttgCAAAGTGTGGCTTTGCTCATAACCGCGATAAATTGTATAATGcttgaaacaaataaacaaacaagcaAAAAAGAACATTCAAATACACCTTATTTGTTCATGACACAACTATCATCTAATCAATTCATAAGAAATTTGACTATTCAggatattgatgattgtATTATTCTAGAAAGTAAAGGTTTCCCACCAGAACAAAGATGTTCACCAGAAAATTGCCGATATCGACTCTCTGTTGCATCTAATATTTGTCTAGGATTGTTTGAGACAACACCACTTGGTGATTCCAAATTGATCGGACATATATTGGCAACTAAAATTGCTACAGAAAGAATCACTGAAGCTGGAATGGGTAAAAGAATCCAAGGTGTTGAGAATTCGGGTCATTTTGAAAACTCAAGAAACATTGGTATTCATTCAGTTGTAATTGATCCTGAATATAGAGGTGTGCATCTTGGACATATTTTCTTAACTAAGtatattgaatatattcGTCAGTTGAAATTAGCAgataaaatattgattattaataaagaatCTTTGATACCATTTTATCTGAAGGTGGGGTTTGAAAATTTGGGACTTACTGATTGTCGGTTTGCTggtttaattgattatgataTGGTTTACAATTTGTAAAAAAAGCTTGTAGCGTTAAGAGAAGAGTGAATAAAGTTTAAGGTAGTATTGTTCTGGCGTTGTATTGTGATGTAGTGGTGGTCTTATCCAAGCGTTACTGTTCTTCCTCGTCGGTTATGATATAGAAAAACcagaaaaaataatacaagcaaaaaaaaaagttaaagAAACTAAGTTTATACTGATGTATTTcgtattattttcttttgatatAGGAATCGATGTTTAGACTATTTGTACCAAGAAGATTTCCTATTGTTCGATTTTACTCAGTAATGCAAGAGCCACTTATTAAAAAGACCAAACTGGACATAATGGAACTGTTTGCTAAGCAAACGTCACAAATACCGATACCGAAGAAGCCATTGGTGTGGGTTGATTGTGAGATGACTGGATTGGATGTGtttggtgatgataatattataGAAATTTGTTGTATTATCACTAACGAAGATcttgatattgttgatgaaaaagGGTACGAAAGTACTATCTATTATCCAAAATCTAGGTTGGacaaaatgaatgaatggtGTATTGAAACCCATGGCAAATCAGGATTGACAGAGAAGATATTAGCCAACCCTGATAGAAAACTTTCTGCTGTAGAGGATGAATTATTgcaatatataaaaaaatacgTCCCGGAGATAAGAACTGGTTTATTGGCAGGAAATTCTGTTCATATGGATAGATTTTTTATGATGAAAGAGTTCCCAAAAGTTATTGACCATTTGCATTACAGAAATGTTGATGTGTCTAGTATAATGGAATTTGGATATAGACATAATCctaaattaatgaaaatgtCTCCAAAGAAGACTGGGGCCCACACAGCAAAATCAGATATCTTAGAAAGCattgaacaattaaaatGGTACAGAAAGTACTATTTCAAGCTGGAAGAAGAGACAAAAGAAACGGTTGAAAGGTTGTCACTGGAATTACCAGAAGAAGTATCTGAAGATGCCAATAGTGAGACTAATAAGGAATAATCATATAAATATCTCTTTTGTTGTGTAAATAGAAATCTAGTAACACTAACTAGCTAACAACAACTGGGGGGGTGActtgatattaataattgtagTCAGTCAATCCACGAAAAAGATCCTAAGTATGGTTTTCGCACTAccttttctctttctcttaaATATTGGAGGTGTAAATCGACTGATTTTGTAGTTTTGTTAGTATGCCCAATGAAATCGCGAGCAAAGACAAAAAGGCCAAACTAATAAACTGGTAATGGTGAGAAGGacaggaaaaaaaaaaaaaaagaggaccactttaaataaaaaaaattacttaCAACAACAGCTGATATTAGTTCACTATTAGAAGCAACACACCTACAATGTTTAAAGCTGTACAACAATTAACTTTTAGAAGATTCAATTCTCATCACTTAAAACCATCCAAGTTGTTAAATGAGTTGTCTTACAAGTCAAACAAACAAGTTGGTGAAGAGTTTATCAAGAAATACGAAGAGAAAGTTCACCATTCCGAAGGTATCACCAATTTATGGAAAAGATTAACTTATTTAGTAGCTATTCCAGCTGTTTTGTTAGTTGCTATTCCAGTTGGTAAAGTTGAATTAAAACATGCCGAACATAGAAAACATCAAGCTCATTTGTCTGATGATGAATGGCCACAACAATACGATTATCAAAACATTAGACTGAAACCATTCTTCTGGGGTGATGGTGATAAAACTTTGTTCTGGAACTCAGATGTTAACAGACATGTTGTCAAAGactaaatttttaataagAGAGATTACTTGATTACAGTGTTtgatattttgttgaagaagTTTTAGTTTCTAGTTTTCTACACGCATTTGTTagttcccttttttttaggttatattatttcaatatatattcCAAAATCATATGAATCATGTGTAAGGAGATTTGGACGTTTAGTTGAATGTAGAGGGGATCTAGTGCTTTGCTGTTCTTTACTTTTCTTTAGAGTTCAGAATAGCGACAGTgaaaagcaacaacaaaaataacaattatTTATGTATACAGTAAATttataaagaaaacaaaaaagaaaatactAAAAACCGAAGaataaaagaaacaagATGACAAGTTCGAAATacctttgtttttttcaacagCTTTCATGGTGATTTCATAATGTGGAGAAAATGtataaattgtttgttgCAGCAATGGCAACAGAGTTTTCCCTTGGATGCCACGATAAATGGAGTATGCtctttttaaaatcaacGTCTTCGAAATCTCTTCCGATATTGCCACCGACTCCGCTCATCATTCTACCACTGACAGTATGTGGACTTATCTTTTTGGACTTGAAGGCAGATTTATCCGCTTGTAAAGTTATTTTTTCTGGTTCATCCTCGTCATCATAGTAATCTAATTGAGAACTTGGAGAGTTTTTACTCACGGGAACCTCCTTGTCAAACTGGTTGTCATCATCGTCGTCATcatcgtcgtcgtcgtcatcatcatcgtcatcattattgttatcgtcatcatcatcatcacgTCCTCGATAAccattcttttttctcttATTTGTATTATTCTTAGACACCGACTTTGGTTTATGGTCTCCGCCAGTGTTTACTGCATTTGGATAGATCacaaattgattgttgtaTGAACCTGTCATCACCGATTTATTGTCTCCACTAAATTGAACTTCGAACTTATCAAATATGGCATCATTTTCGTATGTATCACATAATCTCTCTCTCAAATGTTCGTGAACATCGATGGTCTTTAGCGGTTTGTTTTCCATGGCTAAATCCCATATCTTCACTGTCATGTAATCACGGGATGCAATATATCTCCCATCATGACTGAATTTGACATCGGAGATAGAACTGGTGATTTCAGTAAAAAAGTTATGTGACAGAGGATCCAAATACTcttcaaatattttggcGTGGCTGTCGCAAAGTGAGTTTGATCGCATATCTGATAATTTTATGGTTCCCTTTGATGACGAGTAcatgaaaaaattacatTGTGATGGATGGAATTCTGCACTAGTAATAACTTCGGTTAACTCTTCCATATTTGCAGGTTTGATGTCCACAATGTTGAAAGATTGATCAGCAATACCCAAGTTCCATAAATTGATTCTCAAATCATCAGCACTGAGGTACGTCTCTTGATCTGAATTGACAGATATCGAGTTAATATGATAAGCGTGAGCATTGGCATAAATCTTTTTGGGCTGGGCGGAAATCAATTTGTCATGCAACTGTAATTGGGGCAATTTCAACGACGAGATACCTATGTCAGCACTAGGCAAATGCGTCAAACcatttaaattgttttccGAAACTAGTTTGATTTGTCTCTCTTGTATTTTCCATAACTTTATAGTCTTGTCGTTTGTCGATAATAGATAAAGGGAATCGTTGCCACTTTTCAaccattttattttgtttattttttcttcaatttccaatgatttcaaataatcaaattcgGCATCATGACTTTGGAATTCTGTAAAAAACTTGTATTCACAACTTTGCTTCTTTTTAGTTTGATTTCTCTCAAATAAAACAACTCTTCCCCCCTTATCCCCGGTAGCTAAGAAATCGCCTGTGTGATCAAACTCGACCGTTGATATAATATCTGCTTCTGTGATATTCTCAATGTCACCCTTGTCGCCAAAGCATTGTGAAAACTTCCAATTTTTATCAGATGGCATTATATTTgtgattttgttgatttgattgatataCTTGTTGTTAATGGGACACTACAGTGTTTCCTAAAGTTGAAGACTTCAGTTAATGTAAGAATTGGGAAGTTGACGACTGAATTTGCAGTATTATGATCTAATGGTGACCAAGGGATATGGATccaagaaaagaaaaaaaaaatatggtTGGACCTTTGAAATTGGatataaattgataatgtAGTTTGtagaaacaaaaatcaacaactaTTTTAAGAATTGACCAGAAACTCTAATAATACGATGAATTGGTCTAAACTATTTTGGCAATTCACAAAGAAGTTAAAATGTAATTAATAGAAtatagaatagaatagaaagaaaggaaaaaaaaaaaaagggagCTGTTGTTAATTAATAAGggagttttttttttttttgttttgtcgattgaattcttgttgttgggaGATTTGGATATTATAGTGGATTGAGAAATTGAAGTAAGGAAGAATATCTCTCTCTGTAGTTTTATTAAGTAGCGACACTGTTTAAGTGAGCGTAAAACTGTTATGAGCGAGTGAGAAATTAATATTAGCATCGTCCATATTATGTCCAACCTGTAATTAATCCTACAGCTTCTTAATTGTGTGACAGAAAGGACAGTGGTAGTGCgattccaaaaaaaaaccataGTATCTCTTTACATTGACAACATATActataattattttttttgaaacacCATGAGTTTATAAAAGAATCACTAAAGCATATTTAATTACAGGTAATGCCCACCTTGAACAATTATGAGCCACGACATCTTGTGATTGTGCTAGCTAGTTGTAAtatatgaatatgaaaCAAAACTGTGTGTGATTTGAGGTTGTTCACTTGAGTTTTTTTACTAGGGTTGTCATTTGCAACGATTGAACAATCCAGCTTTAACCCACTAATAAGAGACTCTGAATTAAACGTGATAATAAAACTATcaagttttcttttactcctcttcaattgttttcCTCAGTATATGTAATTGACACTTTGTAGAAAACAACACTACCCATAAGCCTCAATATAGCTTTAGGATATAAACTAGATTTAATCAAATGTTTTATGgttttattataattttataCAGAAGTTAATTAACAAATACTTACTATACAGTAATCAGCAAAACTTAGTTAGCTTTTTTAGCAGCATCTTGTGGAGAAACTTTTCTGTCAGAGGTGAATCTCTTTCTTTGTGGTGGAGTTCTGATTTTTCTGTCAGTTCTTGATCTAACTCTAACAATTCTGGCGTGGATAGCACAAGAGACACAGTAGTG encodes:
- a CDS encoding alpha-ketoglutarate-dependent sulfonate dioxygenase, putative (Similar to S. cerevisiae JLP1;~functional similarity noted with S. cerevisiae JLP1 (YLL057C): Fe(II)-dependent sulfonate/alpha-ketoglutarate dioxygenase, involved in sulfonate catabolism for use as a sulfur source, contains sequence that closely resembles a J domain (typified by the E. coli DnaJ protein)) encodes the protein MHKDSLVVTPLADAPFGCSIELPSYCQNDPSLLKDDDFTKLDDAVQRHFVVLIPDQVDLSPKSQYNLTKRFDPTIPEPKDMSGGYGHGKEFRHDQSVLKKDGCSVKSQPQVQILGQGTFSPDEPGNENGETINLTHPTHTTFHHTPLTEDQIKNKNQTRFYRWHIDSALYDLSPPKVTTLLGIRIPPTEYQKVVYEDDGSELKLARGATCFFSGAQAFKNLSDEDKEFALNTTVEYAPHPYIFISPAKATWDGLTMVSEGKERDFKDLPEWEESKVKKLPMVWTNPVTKEHHLQVHGCCLYKLHTKQADGSTKTLDLKEAREKAHKFLRPAIAPEQIYAHAWKQGDLVIFGNRQVTHSVVSELAHLGEAGKRLMHQCNIASGKDPITVV
- a CDS encoding Mg2+-dependent phosphatidate phosphatase, putative (Similar to S. cerevisiae SMP2;~Similar to S. cerevisiae PAH1;~PAH1 is given as the standard name in SGD, but SMP2 appears to be the most widely used name.;~In S. cerevisiae: Mg2+-dependent phosphatidate (PA) phosphatase, catalyzes the dephosphorylation of PA to yield diacylglycerol and Pi, responsible for de novo lipid synthesis; homologous to mammalian lipin 1.;~additional function referred to in literature: involved in plasmid maintenance and respiration in Saccharomyces cerevisiae (see SGD entry)), with the protein product MQYVGKVGGYVYNQWNSLNPATLSGAIDIIVIEHPDGTLHTSPWHIRFGKFQIIKPSQKKIDLYVNDIKTNLPMKLGDGGEAHFVFEVDDKNHALSHSVLTSPIISPVSSPGSSPASTAAEPPDDLDLNENTNVEERIKLSDIPSPRSKSPTPSLKTKIAFENAKKITQKLNIPTKFDLNGDMVIDLDGYKPNSQKNIENSDELFQKIFFEEIEGEYPQGEKIKAWEQFITRDENGHYRISNTGEFDSGETEDESTAPTTLTTATTTSLNAFSTESSDSDKTYFKTLRLTSDQLSKMNLHYGENSLKFKASDGNSQVTANLYLWKSTTPIVISDIDGTITKSDALGHVLNLIGRDWTHPGVASLFQEIRQNGYNIVYLTARSVGQADTTRQYLQGVNQDGIKLPPGPVILSPDRTFAALRREVVLKKPEVFKMACLSDIKNLYFEPIEGNDDDEHTPFYAGFGNRITDAISYRSVHIPSHRIFTINPNGEVHMELLELAGYKSSYLHIGELVDQFFPPIRQVSSISSYWNNAQWNEYMQNHRTPSPLGSPRSPGSPRSVMEEFKTDEKFNDVNYWREPLDLDNLSDSEDDVQGLKQAVAEKNDIPLKKNEKLSHGMILNQDKEHNNNPELLEKSRDRASTIERPTSGSSFTSPLKSFMMFGKKKDNRKDDDSEYNSEKVADGEFTEEDVEVDDIDVDEEDDDDYTDDDYEEDDYDEDEDDDYEEDDDDDEEDDDYDDYDDEEIDEIIVPDSPLLDIDEDSKSENNSKELRPEDVDKLRI